TCCTGTTTTTAAAATTAAAGCATCATCGTTAAGCATAAGGCCATTATGAATAAATTGCAAAATAAAGTCAATCGGAAGGGAAAGAATAACTAGTCTATAAAAATATCGATTTTTTTATTCAGCCTTATCACAAAAAAACTTAAATTATTGAGATTTCCATTATTTTGTATTGACAAAACTTTATAATTGGATATAATGCTTAAGACATGATTAAAAGTGCGATTAGCCTTAAAGCTCATGCAAAAATTAATCTGCATTTGGAAGTTTTAGGAAAGAGAAGCGACGGATTTCATGACATTGTAAGTGTTTTTGCTCCGATTTCTCTTGCCGATGAGCTTTTAATGCAAAGAAAACCGGATAGAAAAGAGTGTAGGGTGCTTTCTCCTTTGGCTGAATTGCCGGCAGAAAACACAATTACAAGAGCTTATGAAGAGTTTAAAAACTTTACCGGTATTTCTGACGGCGTTTCCGTTAGGATTTTAAAAAAAATCCCTGAAGGTGCCGGATTGGGAGGCGGATCTTCCGATGCCGCTTCGGTTTTGCGAGGTCTTAACGATATGTTTTCTGCCGCTTTACCGGAAGAAGACTTAAGGGCTATAGCTTTAAAAATAGGAAGCGATGTTCCGTTTTTTTTGGGAGATGGAGCTGCGGTTGTACAAGGCCGCGGAGAAGAAATAAAGAGAGTTTCCGTTTCTTCAGATTATTTTGGGATTTTGATTTATCCCGAAATAAAAAGCGCTACACCTAGGGCTTACAGCCTTTTAGGCCGTAAAGAATCGGAGATACTGAATGCTGCTTTTAATCCTGAGCTTTTTTGCGGCAAAGATTGCCGTGAATGGCCTTTTTTTAACAGTTTTGAAGATGTTCTTTTTACGGAATATCCTGCAATAAAAAAGGCAAAACTAGACCTTTTAACTTACGGAGCTGATTTTGCTCTTATGAGCGGTGCCGGTTCTTCGGTTTTCGGACTTTTTAAAGATGAAAAAACAGTTAAAAATGCTTATTCCCAGCTTTTTGTTGAATATGGGCGATGTTTTTTCTTCTTGTTACTTGCGTTCTGATAGAAAGCGTAGTAAAATATTGGTAGGTAAGGTATTACCAATATTATTATGCAAGGAGGACAGTATGGAAATTACAGAAGTCCGTGTTCAGAGGGTGAGTCCGGGGAATAGTTTAAAGGCTTATGCTAATATTACGTTTGATGATTGCTTTGTCCTTCATAATGTAAGAGTGATCGAGGGTAATGACGGTTTGTATATCGGAATGCCCAGCCGGAAGTTGAGTAACGGTGAGTTTAAAAATATAGCTCATCCTATCACTGCCGAGTTTAGAGAAAAGATGACAAAGGCTGTTTTGGAGGTTTACGAAAAAACACCTGTTATGCCGGGGCAAGAGGCTGAAGTGTAGCTTTAGCAATCAATTTGTGACGTAATATTTATTTTTCTGTTTTTGGATACAATTTAGCTCTCGGCTTTTTGTATATATTTTGGGACGTCGGCAAGTGGTAAGCCAACGGCTTTTGGTGCCGTCATTCCGTAGGTTCGAATCCTACCGTCCCAGTTTTGAGGCTGCTTTTATCGGCGGTCCTTGTTGCAAACTAAATAATTGGTATTAGAGGAGTTCTGGGATTATGGAACAGAGACTGTTAAACGCAAATGAAAGATCAACATATGGTAAAAATGCCGCTGTAAAAATGAGAAAAGCTGGAAGAATTCCTGCAGTAATGTATGATAGGCACGGCAAATCCGTTTCTATTGATGTTGATGAAAGAGAATTTATGAAACTTTTTAAACTTGTTACCGAAAGTACTATTGTAACATTAAATGCAGCGGGAAAGGATTACGAAGTTTTTATTAAAGATTTTCAGCATGATATTGTTACGGACAAGATTAAACATATCGACTTTTACGAAGTAGAAAGAGGAAAGTCCTTACGTACAAAGGTTAAGATTAGACTTGAAGGTTCTCCCGAAGGCGTACGCCATGGCGGAATTCTTGAAACCGGTATTACTGAGCTTGAACTTGAGTGCCTGCCTAAGGATTTACCGGCCAGGATTATCGTTGATGTTTCTGCACTTGATGTAAATCAATCTCTTCACGTCAGGGATATTAAGCTTCCTGAGGCCGTTACCGTTTTAACAAGCGATGATATAACGGTTGCTGCTATTAAGTTTGCTGCTGCTGAAAGTACAACACCGGTTGCAACTGAAAGTGAAGGAACCGAAGCCGCCGCTGCCGCACCCGAACCTGCTGAAGAGGCTAAATAAGTCTTATATTCTAGAATAAGAACCTTCCGTTTTCTTAGTGAAAGAACGGAAGGTTTTTTGTTTATTGTATATTTAAAAAAAAGTAATTTTTTTAGCATTTTTTGACTGTTGACCATTTTTATAAATTATGTAAAATCTATTTTATGGCAAAATCGTTTTTAAAAGATGTGCTTTTAGGCTTTTCCTCCTTATGCGATAGGGCGGTCGGCCAAAACTCCGATAGAACGGCCAGGCCGGTTGCACCGTTGAAGCTTCTGCTTGCCGTTTCAGGGGGTGCCGATTCTATGGCCATGCTTTCTGCCTTTTTGGAATTGAAAAGCGATATAAATGCCGAGATTTTTGTACTGACCGTAAACCACAATATAAGACCCGAAAGAGAAACCTTAGGCGATGCCCAATTTGTTTTAGACTTTTGTAAAGATAAATGTCCATGTATCTTAGCCGAAATTCCTAAAAATACGGTATTCGATGAGGCTAAGAATAGAAAAACGGGAATTGAAGATGCTGCCCGCTTTTTGAGGTACAATGAGTTTGAAAAAACGGCTGATTCTTTAAATGCCGATTATATTTTGACGGCACATAATAAAAACGATAATTATGAAACGGTTTTGATGAGGCTCTTTCAAGGCTCCGAGCCTGAAGCCCTTATGGGGATTTCTCCAAGACGGGGAAGATTTATTCGGCCCATGCTTAATATCAGCCGCTCTGAAATAGAAGAATATTTAAAAGAAAAAAATATCCCGTGGAGAGAAGATGCCACTAATCTTGAAACCTCATATCTTAGAAACAAAGTTAGACATAATCTTCTTCCTGCTTTGACAATCTGTTTTGACGGCTGGCAAAGGGGCTTGGATAAAAGTTTAGCAAAGATAAAGGCTCAAAACGATTTTATTATCGACTCTTATAAGGCAAAAAAAGAAACATGGGTGTTGGATAAAAATGAAGAGTGCTGCCGATGTAAATTTCTTTTTTTTGTAAGCCTTGAAAAAGCCTTAAAGCTTAAATTTCTTCAAGAAGGCCTTATTCTTTTAAAGGGAAAAAGAAGAATTCCTTACTCGGTCTTTGACGATTTGATGAAGCTTTCCGATACTAAAAAGAAAATTTTTTCGGGCGGCTTTTGTATAAAAAAAGAAGGAGATGAGGTATTGCTTTTTAAAGCCGTAACCGAAGAAAAGACAGGCGAAGTCTTTTATTCTATCTGGATTGATAAGCCTTGCACTTTTGATACCCCTGCCGGAACTTTTAAGGCCGTAAAAAATGAAGCCGGCTTTTTTATAGTGCATAAAAGCGATAAAACTTGCGGTATAGGGCCTTTTAATCCTCCCTTTTGTGTGCGTTCACGCCTCTTAGGAGATGAAATTGAGACTTCTTCGGGTTCAAAAAAATCGGTAAAAAAAATTATAAATGACTGGAATATAGACTATGAAGATAGAAATATTTTGCCGATAATCGAAGAGGGCGGGGTAGTTAAAGCTATATACGGAGCCGTTTTCGGCAAAAAAAATTGGTATGTTGTAGGGAGTTATGATAAACAGCTCGGCAGAAATTCAGCCTCACTGTTTATCTGACGAGTTTTGTACCTTTGGTACAAAACATCGCATTATTGTATGTAGTTTTGCATAAAGCAAAACTACTTGAAAAAACTTTTTTCGCAAATTGATATTTGCTGCAAAAAGTTTTTATGGGAGTAAAATAAAGTGAAATATTCCTGTAGATTTAAGTGTTTTAAACTCAAGCATAGAATATGTGCTTTTTTTATTTTAATTTGTGTAGGTATTTATGCAAATCAAAGTGAGGGGGTAAATTTATCTGCCGCCCTATCATATTTGCAGAATTCCGCTAAGCTCTTTACCGAAGAAAAATGGAAAGAAGCCTTGTTTGAGGCTCAGCTCGGTGAAGTCTATGATTCGAAAACCGCCGATTTTTTATATATTCAGGCAGTATGCAGCTTAAAACTAAATTATCCTAATGAAGATATATTGCAAAAAGCCGATGCTGCCTGTACCGATGGAATGATCTGGCGATTATACGATATAAATGCCGGCCGCTTATTGGCGGCTCAAGTTAATGCAAGAATGTTAAAATACAAGGAAGCTCTGGAGCTTGTCAAGCTTTTACCCTTTGAATCGGCCGAATCGGACTATGTAAGGGCGGATGCTCTCTACGGGTTAGGCAGGCATGAAGAGGCGAAACAGCTTATTTCCGAAGCTCTTGACCGATGGGCCTTTAATTCCTCTTTTGCAAAATTATTCTTTTTACGTGAACGAGGAAAAAAGGTAAGCTTTTTCGGTAAAAAGTTAGCCGGACATATAATTTCCCGCCTTTACGCGTGGCAGGATGAGGATCCGTCTCTCCTCTTGCTTGCAAGTCCCTTTGAAACAAAATCGGAAGAAAATATCAGACGGCTGAAATTATACAGGGGTATGTATTTGCCTTTTACAGAATCGCATGATCTTAACGATTTATATAACCGCTCATATTCTACCTTGCTTTGTCTAAGGTACGGTATAATAGATGAACAAACGGCTGTAAACGAATTTTTATCGGCTAAGGTTTATTATTTTAACCCGATTTTGAAGGAGTATGTTCTTACTCAGGCTATGTATGAATCTCATTTGGTCGAGCTTTTACGCTTGGTTGTAGATTCCAAATTAAGAAATGAGCTTAAAAAGTTTTTATCGGTCTATGAAGGTTTGATTGTTGATGACGAAAACGGAGATCTGATTATAGATTCTAAAATTTATTATAAAAACGGCAGACCTTGGTGTGCCGAATTTGACAGCCTCCAAACAGGATATCCCGAATACACTGTAGAATGTAACTTCGGTATTCCATCTGTAATTCACGGCAAAAAAAATGAATATTCGGTGTCCTATGATTCATATCCGGCCGTTAAAAATTGTATCAAAGACGGTAAAAACTACACTATGCGGCCGCTTGATCTTAATTGGGCTCCTATAGAGTTAAAAGAACTAAATCTAAAACTGTACGGCATGCACCAAAAACAACAAGCCTTTTTTTCTTTAAAAGTAGGCAAAAATGTAAGAAGTCTGCATGAAGGTACATTAACTTACTCCGCGGCATTTTCTGAAGAAAATACTCCATACATAAACGGAGGCGTAAAAAAAGTATTCTTTGATAAGGGTATCCCGATAAAGGCCGAGGTAACTGTGTTAGGGGAGCCTTACTCGCAAACTAATTACAGAAACGGCTTACCTGTTTTTGAAAACATAGATAAAGACGGAGACGGTTATTTTGAAACAAGGATTGAGTATGATCCAAAGGGTGTATTAAAAAGGATAGATATCGATTTAAATAAAAATAAACTCTATGAATATTCCGAATACTATCAAAAAGACGGCTCCGTTACAAAGGTGTGGGACAGCGATGAGGACGGTTCCTTCGAAATTACATATACGCAATATGGAAATGGTGACTCTCAAACCGAATGGATTCATCCAAAGCTGAATAAAAAAATCCGTGTTAGTTATAAAAACGGAAATCCTTTCCAATTATTTGACGGAAAAGAAAACCTTATTCTTATTCCTTCGGATAAGGGGAACTTGTTCTGGCTTAATCGAACTCCTATAAATATTGAAAAAGTAAACGAAAAAATTATAGAAATATTTAACCAAACGA
The DNA window shown above is from Treponema denticola and carries:
- the spoVG gene encoding septation regulator SpoVG, translating into MEITEVRVQRVSPGNSLKAYANITFDDCFVLHNVRVIEGNDGLYIGMPSRKLSNGEFKNIAHPITAEFREKMTKAVLEVYEKTPVMPGQEAEV
- a CDS encoding 50S ribosomal protein L25 encodes the protein MEQRLLNANERSTYGKNAAVKMRKAGRIPAVMYDRHGKSVSIDVDEREFMKLFKLVTESTIVTLNAAGKDYEVFIKDFQHDIVTDKIKHIDFYEVERGKSLRTKVKIRLEGSPEGVRHGGILETGITELELECLPKDLPARIIVDVSALDVNQSLHVRDIKLPEAVTVLTSDDITVAAIKFAAAESTTPVATESEGTEAAAAAPEPAEEAK
- the ispE gene encoding 4-(cytidine 5'-diphospho)-2-C-methyl-D-erythritol kinase, whose protein sequence is MIKSAISLKAHAKINLHLEVLGKRSDGFHDIVSVFAPISLADELLMQRKPDRKECRVLSPLAELPAENTITRAYEEFKNFTGISDGVSVRILKKIPEGAGLGGGSSDAASVLRGLNDMFSAALPEEDLRAIALKIGSDVPFFLGDGAAVVQGRGEEIKRVSVSSDYFGILIYPEIKSATPRAYSLLGRKESEILNAAFNPELFCGKDCREWPFFNSFEDVLFTEYPAIKKAKLDLLTYGADFALMSGAGSSVFGLFKDEKTVKNAYSQLFVEYGRCFFFLLLAF
- the tilS gene encoding tRNA lysidine(34) synthetase TilS encodes the protein MAKSFLKDVLLGFSSLCDRAVGQNSDRTARPVAPLKLLLAVSGGADSMAMLSAFLELKSDINAEIFVLTVNHNIRPERETLGDAQFVLDFCKDKCPCILAEIPKNTVFDEAKNRKTGIEDAARFLRYNEFEKTADSLNADYILTAHNKNDNYETVLMRLFQGSEPEALMGISPRRGRFIRPMLNISRSEIEEYLKEKNIPWREDATNLETSYLRNKVRHNLLPALTICFDGWQRGLDKSLAKIKAQNDFIIDSYKAKKETWVLDKNEECCRCKFLFFVSLEKALKLKFLQEGLILLKGKRRIPYSVFDDLMKLSDTKKKIFSGGFCIKKEGDEVLLFKAVTEEKTGEVFYSIWIDKPCTFDTPAGTFKAVKNEAGFFIVHKSDKTCGIGPFNPPFCVRSRLLGDEIETSSGSKKSVKKIINDWNIDYEDRNILPIIEEGGVVKAIYGAVFGKKNWYVVGSYDKQLGRNSASLFI
- a CDS encoding tetratricopeptide repeat protein, which codes for MKYSCRFKCFKLKHRICAFFILICVGIYANQSEGVNLSAALSYLQNSAKLFTEEKWKEALFEAQLGEVYDSKTADFLYIQAVCSLKLNYPNEDILQKADAACTDGMIWRLYDINAGRLLAAQVNARMLKYKEALELVKLLPFESAESDYVRADALYGLGRHEEAKQLISEALDRWAFNSSFAKLFFLRERGKKVSFFGKKLAGHIISRLYAWQDEDPSLLLLASPFETKSEENIRRLKLYRGMYLPFTESHDLNDLYNRSYSTLLCLRYGIIDEQTAVNEFLSAKVYYFNPILKEYVLTQAMYESHLVELLRLVVDSKLRNELKKFLSVYEGLIVDDENGDLIIDSKIYYKNGRPWCAEFDSLQTGYPEYTVECNFGIPSVIHGKKNEYSVSYDSYPAVKNCIKDGKNYTMRPLDLNWAPIELKELNLKLYGMHQKQQAFFSLKVGKNVRSLHEGTLTYSAAFSEENTPYINGGVKKVFFDKGIPIKAEVTVLGEPYSQTNYRNGLPVFENIDKDGDGYFETRIEYDPKGVLKRIDIDLNKNKLYEYSEYYQKDGSVTKVWDSDEDGSFEITYTQYGNGDSQTEWIHPKLNKKIRVSYKNGNPFQLFDGKENLILIPSDKGNLFWLNRTPINIEKVNEKIIEIFNQTSLPVVSYMFSINNIEVFAVRSGGFVFAEIVNE